From a single Microaerobacter geothermalis genomic region:
- a CDS encoding thermonuclease family protein — protein MGKTKEPFYKKWWFWIVVIIIFGAYVGATSEEQNTSTEPTKVEQTAESKEEIKDYQEQSKEDISQILPSTKKPEEPVTKLPEEPTKTEPVNQTTTTQTTEEKTMEEKNPLEQIPGILIVPVVEHVDGDTIKVKIDGVVETIRFLLIDTPETVHPSKPVQPFGPEASEFTKKMTLGKNVGLEFDVSQRDKYGRLLAYVYVEDGRMLNEMLLAEGLARVAYVYPPNVKYVDRFREIQKKAQLEKKGIWSIEDYAAQEQEQKQEQQSAQPPSTGSGSGSLVISDKNLSDEYVEIKNTGSTSVNLSGWILLSVRGNQTYSFPNYELESGASVRVWSGPKVKENPSGLIWTSKYIWNNDGDPAQLVDPNGKVVSSME, from the coding sequence ATGGGCAAAACAAAAGAACCTTTCTACAAAAAATGGTGGTTTTGGATTGTTGTTATCATCATATTTGGTGCTTATGTAGGAGCAACATCAGAAGAACAAAACACATCAACTGAACCTACTAAAGTAGAACAAACGGCGGAAAGTAAGGAAGAAATCAAAGACTATCAGGAACAGTCGAAAGAAGATATATCTCAAATCTTACCCTCTACTAAGAAACCTGAAGAACCGGTTACTAAGTTACCTGAAGAACCGACGAAAACCGAACCGGTAAATCAAACAACGACAACTCAAACAACTGAAGAAAAAACAATGGAGGAGAAAAATCCCCTTGAACAAATACCTGGAATCCTGATCGTTCCCGTAGTTGAACATGTCGATGGAGATACCATCAAAGTCAAAATCGATGGAGTGGTAGAAACGATTCGATTCCTTCTTATAGACACACCTGAAACAGTACATCCCAGCAAACCTGTTCAACCTTTTGGTCCCGAGGCAAGCGAATTTACAAAGAAGATGACACTGGGGAAAAATGTTGGCCTTGAATTTGACGTATCACAAAGGGATAAATATGGCCGGCTTCTGGCTTATGTATACGTAGAGGATGGAAGAATGCTCAACGAGATGCTTCTTGCAGAAGGTTTGGCCCGTGTAGCATATGTATATCCTCCCAACGTGAAATATGTTGATCGATTCAGGGAAATCCAGAAAAAAGCCCAGCTAGAGAAGAAGGGAATCTGGTCGATCGAAGATTATGCCGCTCAGGAGCAGGAGCAAAAACAAGAGCAACAATCGGCACAACCACCATCAACCGGATCTGGATCTGGTAGCCTTGTAATATCGGATAAAAATCTTAGTGATGAATATGTCGAGATCAAAAACACAGGTTCCACCTCAGTAAACTTGAGCGGCTGGATTCTGTTGAGCGTCCGAGGAAATCAAACCTATTCGTTCCCAAATTATGAGCTTGAGTCCGGGGCATCCGTCAGAGTATGGAGCGGGCCAAAGGTGAAAGAAAATCCGTCCGGCCTAATTTGGACATCAAAATATATCTGGAACAATGATGGAGATCCAGCGCAGTTGGTGGATCCAAACGGGAAAGTGGTTAGTTCAATGGAGTAA
- a CDS encoding sodium:solute symporter family protein yields MYDPLLYMGYFILYTIFVLWLGKHGFDRSESIRNYFIANRSLGLLASISTFGATWFSAASMLGLPGLVYAYGYSAFFYSTVSWFLGAVFLIILIDRLYCYDIVTIPEFFLKRYKSPTLQIISGLVLIFSYILYLIIQIRGFGIVVSQLLDIPYSIGVLLVYLFILYTTFGGLHSVARTDIFHFGLIILGSIVAALLIIREVGGIGEILGNVKMFDPYPPEKFSWITFISAFFSLGLGLAANPQYAIRVISAKNKKTAKQMIAYSLAILSIIYLSMMMIGMGTRILIPQIDLASIDEIFPYVLAEYISSPLKGLILISIVGASISTANSQLLLLASSLGYDVIRTLFPRRVGDLKLLGWNKYLIFFLGTVSLFLSFTPPVGLLAFSGQVWGLIAATFFFPLFGGLLDKKATRRGAIASLASGAVVYVFGFFLIPGDWPKLIHPALPAVLAAGFIFWVLREESS; encoded by the coding sequence ATGTATGATCCTTTACTATACATGGGATATTTTATTTTATATACAATATTTGTTCTCTGGTTAGGGAAACACGGGTTTGACAGGAGTGAGAGTATAAGAAACTATTTTATTGCGAATCGTTCCCTCGGATTACTTGCTAGCATTTCTACTTTTGGAGCCACTTGGTTTAGTGCAGCATCTATGCTTGGGCTTCCTGGTCTTGTATATGCTTATGGGTATTCAGCGTTCTTTTACAGTACCGTTTCTTGGTTTTTAGGAGCAGTTTTTCTTATCATCCTTATTGATCGTCTATATTGCTATGATATAGTGACGATTCCAGAGTTTTTTCTTAAGAGATACAAATCCCCTACATTGCAAATTATTTCCGGTCTTGTTCTCATCTTTAGCTATATTCTTTACTTGATCATACAAATTCGGGGATTTGGTATCGTCGTCAGTCAGCTTCTTGATATTCCTTATAGTATTGGGGTATTGTTGGTCTATTTGTTTATCCTTTATACGACATTTGGTGGTCTTCATTCCGTGGCGCGGACTGACATTTTTCATTTTGGGTTGATTATTCTTGGTTCAATTGTTGCAGCTCTATTGATTATCAGGGAGGTTGGTGGAATTGGAGAAATCCTTGGAAATGTGAAGATGTTTGACCCTTATCCCCCTGAAAAATTTTCTTGGATTACTTTTATTAGTGCATTTTTTTCTTTAGGTCTTGGGCTGGCAGCTAATCCACAGTATGCGATTCGTGTCATATCAGCCAAAAATAAAAAAACGGCTAAACAAATGATCGCATACAGTTTAGCCATACTGTCTATAATTTATCTGTCGATGATGATGATTGGTATGGGTACAAGGATATTAATTCCACAAATTGATTTAGCTAGTATAGACGAAATTTTTCCCTATGTGTTGGCTGAATATATTTCATCTCCGTTAAAAGGCCTGATTTTAATCAGTATAGTTGGGGCGTCAATTTCTACAGCCAACTCTCAGTTGCTTTTGTTAGCCAGCAGTTTGGGATATGATGTAATCCGAACTCTTTTTCCCAGACGCGTGGGTGATTTGAAGTTGTTGGGATGGAACAAGTATTTGATCTTTTTCCTGGGAACCGTTTCCCTATTTTTGTCTTTCACTCCTCCTGTCGGACTTCTGGCATTTAGCGGACAAGTTTGGGGGTTGATTGCTGCTACATTCTTTTTCCCTTTATTTGGAGGTTTACTTGATAAGAAAGCCACCAGAAGAGGAGCGATAGCTTCATTAGCAAGTGGAGCTGTGGTTTATGTTTTTGGATTTTTCTTAATTCCCGGTGATTGGCCAAAGCTAATACATCCAGCGCTTCCCGCTGTTTTGGCAGCTGGTTTTATCTTTTGGGTCCTTCGGGAGGAATCGTCATGA
- a CDS encoding YifB family Mg chelatase-like AAA ATPase, which produces MYAKLLSGTTIGIEGHQIEVEVDISNGLPSLTVVGLPDSAVKEAKERVRAAIKNSGFTFPMQRITVNLAPADLKKEGTSFDLAIAIGILMASGQLEPDYFRDTLVMGELALDGSIRPVSGILVVAEMAYALKINKFILPTENIDEALLIGNLPLFPLIHLQDLKELPLREANGLSIEKFKRNKEMDHSDRSDFSHIKGHSTAKRAFEVAAAGWHHVLMAGTPGSGKTLFAQALPSILPPLSHFESLEVTKIYSVAGQLEQTNRLISKRPFRSPHHTISQGGLVGGGPIPKPGEISLAHRGVLFLDELPEFPRQLIDILRQPLEEGGVTLSRARLSVHYPSRFLLVLAMNP; this is translated from the coding sequence ATGTATGCCAAACTATTAAGTGGGACAACAATCGGGATCGAAGGACATCAAATTGAGGTTGAAGTAGACATAAGCAACGGACTTCCCAGCTTAACGGTAGTAGGATTACCGGATTCAGCGGTTAAAGAAGCGAAGGAAAGAGTGAGGGCAGCTATAAAAAACAGCGGATTTACATTTCCAATGCAGCGTATCACAGTAAATCTGGCTCCGGCCGACTTAAAGAAAGAAGGGACAAGCTTTGATCTCGCCATTGCAATAGGAATATTAATGGCAAGCGGACAGTTGGAACCAGATTATTTTCGGGATACATTGGTGATGGGTGAGCTGGCATTGGATGGTTCAATACGCCCCGTATCGGGTATTTTAGTCGTTGCAGAGATGGCTTATGCCCTCAAAATTAATAAATTTATCCTTCCCACAGAAAACATTGATGAGGCATTGCTAATTGGGAATCTTCCTTTATTCCCATTGATACATCTTCAAGATTTAAAGGAATTGCCCCTCCGTGAAGCAAACGGTTTATCAATCGAAAAATTCAAGAGGAACAAAGAAATGGATCATTCTGATCGTTCTGACTTTTCCCATATTAAAGGTCATTCCACGGCAAAAAGAGCCTTTGAGGTGGCAGCTGCAGGTTGGCATCATGTATTAATGGCCGGAACTCCAGGTTCCGGCAAAACCCTGTTTGCACAAGCCTTGCCATCCATTCTTCCCCCTCTTTCCCATTTTGAATCTCTTGAGGTTACCAAAATTTATAGCGTAGCGGGTCAATTAGAACAGACGAATCGGTTGATTTCGAAAAGACCTTTTCGCAGCCCTCACCACACGATTTCACAAGGCGGACTTGTTGGAGGGGGGCCCATTCCTAAACCGGGCGAGATTTCATTGGCCCACAGAGGTGTTTTATTTTTAGATGAACTTCCGGAATTCCCAAGACAACTAATAGATATTCTAAGACAACCCTTGGAAGAAGGCGGAGTCACACTTAGCAGGGCGAGATTATCTGTTCATTATCCCTCCCGTTTTCTCTTGGTACTTGCCATGAATCCATGA
- a CDS encoding sensor histidine kinase produces MKKKSIERKIMFPFLLLVLFPSLVIGAVSYWTVYTVYRNINFDYAEKQLYSAASFLEWLRSEGEIKRWSPEQQREIALSYLAQHPSIIVREIESGQSSKEVSRYRQKDGGWWRERWLMLLDVEGWDWQLAYPLSFSYFTEPLMDIQKNTMLVVLITSLVAVEITIILAHHLSKPLKQLAQFCQGISEGINKMTHDLPNKRKDEIGILSDSLKKMVNKLEEKNYRLLAMTQLNDTILKSTHLGIVTLHNEEKETLNPAAMHMVEQHPALLERIRQLRDRSSQEINGRMEETWVMEGEQGTSFYAVSRSPMRGENDQANGLLFTLEDITQRKRIEEKLERMDRLASLGELAAGLAHEIRNPLAGIKTTSQILRKRLFLTQENKDLFEGIIVEIDRLNQIITNLLRLAQPVKTEPRLVKINQVVQSTTSLLRKICEEQRVRLVLNINPKAEVWIDPDHFRQILLNLCLNAIKAMPHGGLLIIRGDCRETDSYSEVVVEDTGVGMDDNTLKKIFNPFFTTFADGTGLGLSIVHQLAVQNRGEVEVRSQLGKGTCFTLKFPPTEEGRFWTKEF; encoded by the coding sequence ATGAAGAAGAAATCAATTGAGCGTAAAATTATGTTTCCTTTTCTACTATTGGTTTTGTTCCCCAGTTTAGTAATTGGAGCCGTATCCTATTGGACGGTGTATACAGTATATCGGAATATAAATTTTGACTATGCAGAAAAACAATTATATTCGGCTGCTTCCTTTTTGGAATGGCTTCGATCAGAGGGTGAAATTAAGAGATGGTCTCCAGAACAACAACGGGAAATAGCTTTGTCTTACTTAGCCCAACATCCATCAATAATAGTTCGAGAAATTGAATCAGGTCAGTCATCAAAAGAAGTTAGTAGGTATCGTCAAAAGGATGGTGGCTGGTGGAGGGAACGATGGCTGATGTTGTTAGATGTTGAGGGTTGGGACTGGCAGTTGGCGTATCCTCTGTCTTTTTCTTATTTTACGGAACCATTGATGGACATACAGAAAAATACGATGTTGGTGGTGTTAATAACGAGTCTGGTAGCAGTTGAGATAACCATAATTTTGGCACACCATTTGTCCAAACCCCTTAAACAATTAGCTCAGTTCTGCCAAGGTATTAGTGAAGGAATCAACAAAATGACACATGATCTACCTAACAAGCGGAAGGATGAAATTGGAATTCTTTCTGACTCTCTAAAAAAAATGGTTAATAAACTGGAAGAGAAAAACTACAGACTTTTGGCGATGACGCAATTAAACGATACAATTTTAAAGAGCACCCACTTAGGTATTGTAACTTTGCATAATGAGGAGAAAGAAACTCTCAATCCTGCTGCGATGCATATGGTTGAACAACATCCAGCTTTATTAGAAAGAATAAGACAACTAAGGGACAGAAGCAGCCAAGAGATAAATGGTCGGATGGAAGAAACCTGGGTTATGGAAGGTGAACAAGGGACCTCTTTTTATGCTGTAAGTCGTTCGCCCATGCGTGGAGAAAACGACCAGGCAAATGGGTTATTATTTACCTTGGAGGATATTACACAGCGAAAGAGAATTGAAGAAAAATTGGAAAGAATGGATCGTTTGGCATCTCTAGGTGAATTGGCGGCAGGTCTGGCACATGAAATCCGCAACCCATTGGCAGGAATTAAGACAACCAGCCAAATTTTACGCAAGCGCTTATTCCTTACTCAAGAAAATAAGGATTTGTTTGAAGGGATCATCGTTGAGATTGACCGGTTAAATCAGATAATCACTAACCTTCTTCGTCTAGCCCAACCAGTTAAAACTGAACCTCGGCTTGTAAAGATCAATCAGGTAGTTCAATCCACAACTTCTTTGCTTCGGAAAATATGTGAAGAACAAAGAGTTCGTTTAGTCCTTAATATAAATCCAAAGGCGGAAGTGTGGATTGATCCTGATCATTTTAGACAAATATTGCTTAATCTCTGCCTTAATGCAATTAAAGCTATGCCACATGGGGGGTTGCTGATCATCCGGGGAGACTGTCGGGAGACGGACTCTTATAGTGAAGTGGTGGTGGAGGACACAGGGGTTGGTATGGATGATAATACTCTCAAAAAAATATTCAACCCTTTTTTCACCACATTTGCAGATGGAACCGGTTTGGGATTATCGATAGTTCATCAGCTTGCCGTGCAAAACCGCGGGGAAGTAGAAGTAAGAAGTCAGTTGGGGAAAGGGACTTGTTTCACCCTAAAATTTCCCCCTACGGAGGAGGGTCGATTTTGGACAAAAGAATTTTAA
- a CDS encoding AbrB/MazE/SpoVT family DNA-binding domain-containing protein: protein MKATGIVRKVDELGRIVLPMELRRTFGIDIKDSLEFFVAGDRIILKKYEPACTFCGGMIETIRYKDKVICSSCVNLMKVKS from the coding sequence ATGAAAGCAACTGGAATTGTACGTAAGGTAGATGAGTTGGGTCGTATTGTACTTCCGATGGAATTGCGCCGGACTTTCGGAATAGATATAAAAGATTCATTGGAATTTTTTGTTGCTGGTGATCGGATCATTTTGAAAAAATATGAGCCTGCATGTACATTTTGTGGTGGGATGATAGAGACGATTCGCTATAAAGATAAGGTCATTTGTAGTAGTTGTGTTAATTTGATGAAGGTAAAGAGTTAA
- a CDS encoding sigma-54-dependent transcriptional regulator — protein sequence MDKRILIIDDEKTLRLSLSVGFSDEGYHVETASTAAEGYERIGRFSPHVIFLDLRLPDRSGLDLLDQVKQEYPAVTVVIMTAYGDTKSTVQAIKKGAFDYINKPFEWEEIYFITRKLFEHLSLQSEIEFYRREVRKQRTDKLIGNSVVMNRVKEHIKLLAGARDTTVLIEGETGTGKELAARSLHEWSERRERPFLAINCGAIPSNLLESELFGYERGAFTGAGREKQGLLEWANGGTVFLDEVGELSVEMQVKLLRFLEERKFKRIGGLHDISVDVRVVAATNRNLLQMVENGEFRSDLFYRLNVVPIHLPPLREREEDILLLAEYFLNDFSKQMGKDQLIFSSEAREILVAYDWPGNIRELRNVMERLVILHQGGVIQASDVVLNTAVKPDSRRSGQNISVYDTDNDSLFTNDFLLDQKVEEVERYYIDKALRLTKWNVSHAAKLLGISRYSLQRRIKKLYPAK from the coding sequence TTGGACAAAAGAATTTTAATCATAGATGATGAAAAAACTCTACGGCTATCTCTTTCTGTCGGATTTTCCGATGAAGGATACCATGTGGAAACGGCTTCTACCGCTGCGGAGGGATATGAGCGGATAGGACGTTTTTCTCCTCATGTCATTTTTCTGGATCTACGTTTACCCGACAGGAGCGGACTTGATTTATTGGACCAAGTGAAGCAGGAATATCCGGCTGTTACTGTGGTGATAATGACGGCCTATGGGGATACCAAGAGCACCGTTCAAGCTATTAAGAAAGGTGCTTTCGATTACATCAACAAACCGTTCGAGTGGGAGGAAATTTATTTTATTACTAGAAAGCTGTTCGAACATCTCAGTTTGCAGAGTGAAATCGAGTTTTATCGCCGGGAGGTTCGCAAACAGAGAACGGACAAATTGATCGGAAACAGCGTTGTAATGAACCGAGTCAAGGAACATATCAAACTGTTAGCAGGTGCAAGGGACACCACTGTGCTCATTGAGGGGGAAACGGGGACGGGCAAAGAACTGGCTGCACGATCACTGCACGAATGGAGTGAAAGGAGGGAAAGGCCGTTTCTGGCAATCAATTGCGGGGCCATACCTTCCAACCTTCTGGAGAGTGAGCTTTTTGGTTATGAAAGGGGAGCATTTACAGGTGCCGGTAGGGAAAAACAGGGATTATTGGAATGGGCCAATGGTGGTACGGTGTTTCTCGATGAAGTAGGAGAGCTTTCAGTAGAAATGCAGGTCAAACTCCTTCGTTTTCTGGAGGAACGAAAGTTTAAGCGAATCGGAGGACTCCATGATATTAGTGTAGATGTACGGGTGGTGGCAGCCACCAACCGAAACCTGTTGCAAATGGTGGAAAACGGGGAATTTCGTTCAGATTTATTTTATCGTTTAAATGTAGTGCCGATCCACCTGCCCCCTTTACGCGAAAGGGAAGAAGATATCTTGTTGCTGGCTGAATATTTTCTTAATGATTTTTCCAAGCAGATGGGAAAGGATCAACTCATTTTTTCATCGGAAGCAAGGGAGATCTTGGTCGCCTATGATTGGCCGGGAAACATAAGAGAATTAAGAAACGTGATGGAGCGACTAGTTATTTTGCACCAGGGGGGAGTGATTCAAGCCAGTGATGTGGTTTTGAATACAGCGGTAAAACCTGATTCGCGAAGGTCCGGACAAAATATTTCTGTTTACGATACTGATAATGATTCCCTTTTTACAAATGATTTTTTACTGGACCAGAAAGTGGAAGAAGTGGAACGGTATTATATTGACAAAGCCTTGAGGCTTACCAAATGGAATGTAAGTCATGCCGCAAAACTTTTAGGTATAAGCCGTTATTCCCTGCAGCGCCGAATTAAAAAACTTTATCCCGCTAAGTAG
- a CDS encoding winged helix DNA-binding protein, which produces MLSDIERKVLCIVRNFSIMQGRTPTVRELMRKTGRSYHGILEVLDKLAEERYIEWSRKKPNEIVLIQSWETKWTYEKIRPYSS; this is translated from the coding sequence ATGCTATCTGATATCGAAAGGAAGGTCCTTTGCATCGTTCGTAATTTTTCGATTATGCAGGGACGGACACCAACGGTAAGAGAACTAATGAGAAAAACGGGAAGATCATATCATGGGATCCTGGAAGTACTGGATAAATTAGCTGAAGAGAGGTATATCGAATGGTCCAGGAAGAAGCCGAATGAGATTGTTCTAATCCAATCTTGGGAAACAAAATGGACTTATGAAAAGATCCGACCCTACTCATCATAG
- a CDS encoding helix-turn-helix transcriptional regulator translates to MLLEKSTNLSSLNIINLPDTPGGRLKLSRLKKGMTQVELSNATGISVTAIRQLEKDKSKATLPSLRKLSKALGVSNAYLGCFEKLPEDTLGQKIRKARLYHGFNQKEFAKVLGVVEKTVRKWESDIHKPINIHSENLQHFLKIIKT, encoded by the coding sequence TTGCTACTTGAAAAAAGTACAAATTTGTCATCACTAAACATCATTAATCTACCTGATACACCTGGAGGAAGATTAAAACTTTCCAGACTTAAAAAAGGAATGACCCAAGTTGAACTTTCCAATGCTACAGGAATTTCGGTTACCGCCATACGTCAATTAGAAAAAGATAAAAGTAAAGCTACTCTTCCAAGCCTTAGGAAATTGTCAAAAGCCCTTGGTGTAAGTAACGCATATTTGGGCTGTTTTGAAAAATTGCCGGAAGATACTTTAGGACAGAAGATTAGAAAGGCAAGACTATACCATGGATTTAATCAAAAGGAATTTGCTAAAGTTCTTGGAGTAGTTGAAAAGACTGTGCGAAAATGGGAGAGTGATATCCATAAGCCTATCAATATACACTCAGAGAACCTTCAACATTTTCTTAAAATAATAAAGACCTAG